The following coding sequences are from one Catenulispora sp. GP43 window:
- a CDS encoding Lrp/AsnC family transcriptional regulator: MLNETDRRIAAVLMASPRASWRTVAEVLDLSERTIVRRAAPLLHDGTLRPTAVRNPARFPRIVPMVLRIHCRPKRIKAIAAGLARRPDTIWVDVLGGGTEISSVLFLDGAEARNTLLLRDLPATADVLSWDAYDLMKVFPAGFAWSGGLLSPQEFETLASFTHDPVPPPQIQPFDEALIDHLAANARAGYNELATALDSSASTVRRRLETLLASHMLRLACEVDLAQLGIATEALLWIATGPAALEQAGTTLSRHPQVRFTAATTGSANLLVAVAAENLDALYTFLTMTVGALDDLRSLEVTPILTSVKRTGRTRPVP, translated from the coding sequence ATGTTGAACGAGACCGACCGTCGGATCGCCGCGGTGCTGATGGCCTCGCCGCGTGCCTCGTGGCGGACTGTCGCCGAGGTACTGGACCTGTCCGAGCGCACGATCGTGCGCCGCGCCGCCCCGCTCCTGCACGACGGCACGCTGCGGCCCACAGCCGTGCGCAACCCCGCGCGCTTCCCCCGGATCGTCCCGATGGTCCTGCGCATCCACTGCCGGCCGAAGCGCATCAAGGCGATCGCCGCGGGACTGGCCCGCCGACCGGACACGATCTGGGTGGACGTCCTCGGCGGCGGCACCGAGATCAGCAGCGTCCTGTTTCTCGACGGGGCCGAGGCGCGCAACACGCTGCTGTTGCGCGACCTGCCGGCCACCGCCGACGTGCTGTCGTGGGACGCCTACGACCTGATGAAGGTGTTCCCCGCCGGCTTCGCCTGGAGCGGGGGACTGCTGAGCCCGCAGGAGTTCGAGACCCTGGCCTCCTTCACCCACGATCCCGTTCCCCCGCCCCAGATCCAGCCCTTCGACGAAGCCCTCATCGACCACCTCGCCGCCAACGCCCGCGCCGGCTACAACGAGTTGGCCACGGCGCTCGACTCGTCGGCGTCAACGGTCCGCCGCCGCCTGGAAACCCTGCTGGCCTCCCACATGCTGCGCCTGGCCTGCGAGGTGGACCTGGCCCAACTCGGCATCGCCACCGAAGCCCTGCTGTGGATCGCCACCGGCCCCGCCGCCCTGGAACAGGCGGGCACCACCCTCAGCCGCCACCCCCAGGTCCGCTTCACCGCCGCGACCACCGGCAGCGCCAACCTCCTGGTCGCCGTTGCCGCCGAGAACCTCGACGCCCTCTACACATTCCTGACCATGACCGTCGGCGCACTGGACGACTTGCGCAGCCTGGAGGTGACCCCGATCCTCACCTCGGTCAAGCGCACCGGCCGCACCAGACCTGTGCCGTGA
- a CDS encoding carboxylesterase/lipase family protein: MTNPVVRTESGNIQGIVEDGVAAFRGIPYAASPVGDLRFAAPQPHPKWDGTRDASRPGPAVPQNASRLEAVMGARTPDWDEDGSLNLNVWTPQPAEGTRSGRALPVLLWFHGGGFTSGSGGWDWYDGRELAAAGDIVVVTANYRLGPLGYLYLPELGVENLGVQDQGAVLDWIERNIAAFGGDPARITVGGQSAGAFSSLYLAASPVTGPRIRRVIMQSAPFGLPPQNPGEAAENARRFVDILGLTGSLDLLEALRAVPVEKMLSAYGQLAGELARPGNVAPPMYPVLGASGIPAAWQQALAAGRLDGKQVLTGTTKNEMTAFFAFNPAVQAISGEQARALVAGQIEDGAERYDRTAAKIHDAVDDAKVAEVAEVGDVAASVVFTEIETEIVFRDGTLAVADHQAAAGYSTYVYEFDYTPADDPAHLGATHCAELPFFFNTIDAYPGSPMLGEPTGAARDLADTFSHAAASFVATGQVDADGWEPYRSGDSETIRHFG, encoded by the coding sequence ATGACCAACCCCGTCGTCAGGACCGAATCGGGCAACATCCAGGGCATCGTCGAGGACGGAGTCGCGGCCTTCCGCGGGATCCCGTACGCGGCCTCCCCGGTCGGAGATCTGCGCTTCGCCGCCCCGCAGCCGCACCCGAAGTGGGACGGCACCCGCGACGCCTCCCGCCCCGGCCCGGCCGTTCCGCAGAACGCGTCCCGGCTGGAAGCCGTCATGGGAGCGCGCACCCCGGACTGGGACGAGGACGGCTCGCTCAATCTCAACGTCTGGACGCCGCAGCCGGCCGAAGGCACGCGGTCCGGCCGCGCCCTGCCGGTCCTGCTCTGGTTCCACGGCGGCGGCTTCACCAGCGGATCCGGCGGCTGGGACTGGTACGACGGCCGCGAACTGGCCGCCGCCGGCGACATCGTCGTGGTCACCGCCAACTACCGCCTCGGCCCCCTGGGCTACCTGTACCTGCCGGAGCTCGGCGTGGAGAACCTGGGCGTGCAGGACCAGGGCGCGGTGCTGGACTGGATCGAGCGCAACATCGCCGCGTTCGGCGGGGACCCGGCCCGGATCACCGTCGGCGGCCAGTCGGCCGGCGCCTTCTCCAGCCTCTACCTCGCCGCGTCCCCGGTCACCGGCCCGCGGATCCGGCGCGTCATCATGCAGTCCGCCCCGTTCGGCCTGCCGCCGCAGAACCCTGGCGAGGCAGCCGAGAACGCCCGGCGCTTCGTCGACATCCTCGGCCTGACCGGCAGCCTGGACCTGCTCGAAGCACTCAGGGCGGTTCCGGTGGAGAAGATGCTCAGCGCGTACGGACAACTCGCCGGGGAACTGGCTCGCCCCGGCAACGTCGCGCCGCCGATGTACCCGGTGCTCGGCGCGTCCGGCATCCCGGCGGCCTGGCAGCAGGCGTTGGCCGCCGGACGTCTGGACGGCAAGCAGGTGCTGACCGGCACCACCAAGAACGAGATGACCGCGTTCTTCGCCTTCAACCCGGCGGTTCAGGCAATCAGCGGGGAGCAGGCACGCGCGCTGGTGGCCGGGCAGATCGAGGACGGCGCCGAGCGCTACGACCGCACAGCCGCGAAGATCCACGACGCCGTAGACGACGCAAAGGTCGCAGAGGTTGCAGAGGTCGGAGACGTCGCGGCCAGCGTTGTATTCACTGAAATCGAGACCGAAATCGTTTTCCGCGACGGGACGCTAGCCGTCGCCGACCACCAGGCCGCCGCCGGCTACTCCACCTACGTCTACGAGTTCGATTACACCCCGGCCGACGACCCGGCACACCTCGGCGCTACACACTGCGCCGAACTCCCCTTCTTCTTCAACACCATCGACGCCTACCCCGGCTCCCCCATGCTCGGCGAGCCCACCGGAGCGGCACGCGATCTGGCCGACACGTTCTCGCACGCGGCGGCCTCCTTCGTCGCCACGGGGCAGGTGGACGCGGACGGCTGGGAGCCGTACCGGTCCGGCGACTCGGAAACCATCCGCCACTTCGGCTGA
- a CDS encoding alginate lyase family protein, giving the protein MEWETFVKRSRTIAALILVAGLVTPSAAAAARTADQAPASRSFRIPATVVLDGYRMALTRELVRAGVPSLQAPLTELRTQADADLTAGPWSVMDKPQLPPSNDKHDYLSQAPYWWPTQPATAANPWGCPYVQKDGVRNPAIDDITDHAERGEMFNAVYDLTLAWYYTGDAAYAQRAALDLRTWFVDPATRMNPSLDYTQFIPCMVSGRGIGIIDFSQQFTDILDAVALLNTGAPGWSASDNAGMTSWNKQFLTWLQTSKNASDEAAATNNHGSFFDMQEAALALATGQPALARSIVVTAETKRLDDQIAAGGGLPQELSRTRSFHYSTFDLVALTRLAMIGRHVGVDLWHYTTPGGGTLFKAVDFVVPAATGQAAWTYPELQFQAFAADDDIHAAADAGDRTARAAVAHLQTPPGGDLWLLRPAPEQLDPISGS; this is encoded by the coding sequence ATGGAATGGGAGACTTTCGTGAAACGCAGCCGCACCATCGCAGCCCTCATACTCGTCGCGGGCCTGGTGACGCCGTCCGCCGCAGCCGCGGCGCGCACGGCGGATCAGGCCCCTGCGAGCCGCTCGTTCCGCATCCCGGCGACCGTGGTCCTGGACGGCTACCGCATGGCGCTGACCCGCGAACTCGTCCGCGCCGGCGTCCCGTCCCTGCAAGCCCCGCTGACCGAACTGCGCACCCAGGCCGACGCCGACCTCACCGCCGGACCGTGGTCGGTGATGGACAAGCCGCAACTGCCGCCGAGCAACGACAAGCACGACTACCTGAGTCAGGCCCCTTACTGGTGGCCCACGCAGCCCGCCACCGCCGCCAACCCCTGGGGCTGCCCGTACGTGCAGAAGGACGGGGTGCGCAACCCCGCGATCGACGACATCACCGACCACGCCGAGCGCGGCGAGATGTTCAACGCCGTCTACGACCTCACCCTGGCCTGGTACTACACCGGCGACGCCGCCTACGCCCAGCGCGCGGCGCTGGACCTGCGCACCTGGTTCGTCGACCCGGCCACGCGCATGAACCCGAGCCTGGACTACACCCAGTTCATCCCCTGCATGGTCAGCGGCCGGGGCATCGGCATCATCGACTTCTCCCAGCAGTTCACCGACATCCTCGACGCCGTCGCGCTGCTGAACACCGGCGCGCCCGGCTGGTCCGCGTCCGACAACGCCGGCATGACCAGCTGGAACAAGCAGTTCCTCACCTGGCTGCAGACCAGCAAGAACGCCTCCGACGAGGCCGCCGCGACCAACAACCACGGCTCCTTCTTCGACATGCAGGAGGCCGCGCTCGCGCTGGCCACCGGGCAGCCGGCGCTGGCCCGCTCGATCGTCGTGACCGCCGAGACCAAGCGGCTGGACGACCAGATCGCCGCCGGCGGCGGGCTGCCGCAGGAGCTGTCCCGCACCCGCAGCTTCCACTACTCGACCTTCGACCTGGTGGCGCTGACCCGGCTGGCGATGATCGGCCGGCACGTCGGCGTGGACCTGTGGCACTACACCACGCCCGGCGGCGGCACCTTGTTCAAGGCGGTGGACTTCGTCGTCCCGGCCGCGACCGGCCAGGCCGCCTGGACGTATCCGGAGCTCCAGTTCCAGGCCTTCGCCGCCGACGACGACATCCACGCCGCGGCCGACGCCGGGGACCGCACGGCGCGCGCCGCCGTCGCGCATCTGCAGACGCCGCCGGGTGGCGACCTGTGGCTGCTGCGTCCGGCTCCCGAACAGTTGGATCCG